The following proteins are co-located in the Gloeocapsa sp. PCC 7428 genome:
- a CDS encoding HAD family hydrolase, translating to MAKAVLFDLDGTLLDRDTSIKQFVAAQYDRLITHLNHISKANYISRFIELDCHGHVWKDKVYRELVAEFEIREVSWQALLQDYETQFQGHCVPFPFLVEMLTRLKQQGYSLGIVSNGLGTFQTRAIEGLGIQDYFEVILISEIEQVRKPQAEIFHRAAKRLGVIAKNSVFIGDHPEADIMGAKNVEMKAIWKRSLHWQEAKGADAIIDELDEIPSILQQFESSC from the coding sequence ATGGCTAAGGCAGTTCTTTTCGATTTAGATGGAACGCTACTTGATCGCGATACATCAATTAAACAGTTCGTTGCTGCTCAATATGATAGGCTCATCACTCACTTGAATCACATTTCTAAAGCCAATTACATTAGTAGATTCATCGAATTAGATTGTCACGGTCATGTTTGGAAGGATAAGGTTTATCGAGAGCTAGTTGCAGAATTTGAGATTAGGGAGGTGAGTTGGCAGGCGTTGCTTCAGGATTATGAAACACAGTTTCAGGGTCATTGTGTCCCCTTTCCTTTTCTCGTTGAAATGTTAACTAGATTGAAACAACAAGGTTACTCGTTGGGTATTGTGAGTAATGGTTTGGGAACGTTTCAAACTCGTGCGATTGAAGGATTAGGGATTCAAGACTACTTTGAAGTGATCCTAATTTCTGAAATTGAGCAAGTGAGAAAACCGCAAGCAGAAATTTTTCACAGAGCCGCGAAGAGATTGGGAGTGATAGCTAAGAACAGTGTGTTTATTGGAGATCATCCTGAAGCGGATATAATGGGTGCGAAAAATGTAGAGATGAAGGCAATTTGGAAACGAAGTTTGCACTGGCAAGAGGCAAAAGGGGCAGATGCAATCATTGATGAACTTGACGAAATTCCTTCTATTCTTCAGCAATTTGAGAGTAGTTGCTAG
- the cobO gene encoding cob(I)yrinic acid a,c-diamide adenosyltransferase: MTANTPTNLNPDIEAERLNQEATASSLTEEQYQRKMQRRKEVQQKRVAQASQEKGLIIVNTGNGKGKTTAALGMVLRSLGHGYKVAVIQFIKGAWEPAEKAVLSHWKDQLTFHAMGEGFTWETQNRDRDIQKANEAWETALNYIRNPDFRLVLLDEVNVAIKLGFLNVDKVLAGIAQKPSDSHVILTGRGAPAALIECADLVTEMTLVKHPFREQGVKAQPGIEF, from the coding sequence ATGACAGCAAACACTCCCACAAACTTAAATCCAGATATAGAAGCTGAACGCTTGAATCAAGAAGCAACGGCTTCATCATTAACAGAAGAACAGTATCAGCGCAAAATGCAGCGGCGTAAAGAAGTACAACAAAAGCGTGTCGCGCAAGCATCACAAGAGAAAGGCTTAATTATTGTTAACACTGGTAATGGTAAGGGAAAAACGACAGCAGCGCTTGGAATGGTGTTGCGATCGCTTGGTCATGGATATAAAGTAGCCGTTATTCAGTTTATCAAAGGCGCTTGGGAACCCGCTGAAAAAGCAGTTCTCAGTCATTGGAAAGATCAATTAACGTTTCACGCAATGGGTGAAGGCTTTACCTGGGAAACGCAAAACCGCGATCGCGATATCCAAAAAGCCAATGAAGCTTGGGAAACGGCGTTAAACTACATTCGTAATCCTGACTTTAGATTAGTACTGTTAGATGAAGTCAATGTCGCCATCAAATTAGGTTTTTTAAACGTTGATAAAGTTTTAGCTGGGATAGCGCAAAAGCCGAGTGATTCACACGTTATTTTGACAGGAAGAGGCGCACCCGCAGCTTTAATTGAATGTGCAGACTTAGTAACAGAAATGACTTTAGTCAAGCATCCGTTTCGCGAACAAGGTGTAAAAGCACAACCAGGAATTGAGTTTTAA
- a CDS encoding glycosyltransferase family 4 protein translates to MKILFTISHLMTGGAQTFVIRLASGLAKDHAVYVYNCNFFPITDNSLIDRFPDTVKVISFFPPSSRTLLNRALSKVERWTAKIGRKIKFREDLRKLHFNYILKKLNIDLVNSHLYHADNFVVETLETASIPIIVTDHGDYKYVIEQQLSDRSSTDKIFNRINGIVVLSEDNATAISQYVSNHLPIKKIYNGVAEPQAVQYPVSGREKLKIPKEALVFGMVARGIPEKGWFELIQAFEQVMYSTQQEVHLILVGDSEYLQNLKASLANKAAKVHFVGYSADPNYWIECFDVGVLPTYFDGESLPYSIIEYLSFGKPAIATDMGGIPEMIKHNDQTAGFIINRQAGKADVSSLADAMLAYINNRSLREEHSQIAKQAFDKFNIENCVKSYELFFQQALKQHESSILP, encoded by the coding sequence ATGAAAATCCTCTTTACTATTTCACATTTAATGACCGGAGGTGCGCAAACCTTTGTGATTCGATTAGCAAGTGGTCTAGCTAAAGATCACGCTGTCTATGTTTATAACTGTAATTTCTTCCCAATTACAGATAATTCTTTAATCGATAGATTTCCTGATACTGTTAAAGTTATTTCATTCTTTCCTCCTTCATCGCGCACGTTACTTAATCGAGCTTTATCAAAAGTAGAGCGCTGGACAGCAAAAATCGGTAGAAAAATAAAATTTCGGGAGGATTTACGGAAATTACACTTCAATTATATTCTCAAAAAACTCAATATTGACTTAGTGAATAGTCATCTCTATCACGCCGATAACTTCGTTGTAGAAACTTTAGAAACAGCATCTATCCCTATTATTGTTACCGATCATGGCGATTATAAATATGTTATAGAACAACAACTGAGCGATCGCAGTAGCACTGATAAAATTTTTAATCGAATTAACGGAATCGTTGTTTTGTCTGAAGATAATGCTACAGCAATTTCGCAGTATGTATCAAATCACTTGCCTATAAAAAAAATCTATAACGGTGTTGCAGAACCTCAGGCGGTTCAATATCCTGTTTCTGGACGAGAGAAACTAAAGATACCAAAAGAGGCGCTTGTCTTTGGTATGGTGGCTAGAGGAATTCCTGAAAAAGGCTGGTTCGAGTTAATTCAAGCATTTGAACAAGTAATGTATTCAACTCAGCAAGAAGTACACTTAATTCTTGTCGGTGACAGCGAGTATCTGCAAAATTTAAAAGCATCACTCGCTAACAAAGCTGCTAAAGTACACTTTGTCGGCTACTCTGCTGATCCTAATTATTGGATCGAGTGTTTTGATGTTGGGGTGTTACCCACTTATTTTGACGGTGAAAGCCTTCCCTACTCGATCATTGAATATTTGTCTTTTGGGAAACCAGCGATCGCCACTGATATGGGAGGAATCCCTGAAATGATCAAGCACAACGATCAAACAGCAGGCTTTATCATTAATCGCCAAGCGGGTAAAGCCGATGTCTCTTCTCTCGCTGATGCTATGCTGGCATACATTAATAATCGATCGCTCCGTGAAGAACACTCTCAAATTGCGAAACAAGCTTTTGATAAGTTTAATATTGAAAACTGTGTTAAAAGCTATGAATTATTTTTCCAACAAGCGTTAAAGCAGCATGAGTCTTCTATTCTCCCTTAA
- the glsA gene encoding glutaminase A, translated as MSNLGDLQSLASSIAAVTSPFRNYLNDLYEKYRSLNEGAVADYIPELATAKPEWFGICVATQDGQLFEVGDCEKLFTIQSISKAFVFGLALEDHGREYVNSKVSVEPTGEAFNAIVLDELTNRPYNPMVNAGAIATTDLIKGKNGTERLKRLLEMFKRYTGREHDINVPVFLSEKATGYRNRAIAYLMLNFGMVGDKIDETLDLYFQQCSILVNAKDLAMLAATLANGGINPVTKERALDERYVQDVISVMLSCGMYDASGEWAYRVGLPAKSGVGGGITAVAPGKLGIGTFSPPLDAKGNSLRGIKVCEDLSKDFGLHLFNVATPERNLQEWIAGGDGINDW; from the coding sequence ATGTCTAATTTAGGAGATTTGCAGTCGCTTGCCAGTTCGATCGCCGCCGTTACGTCTCCCTTTCGCAACTATCTCAATGACTTGTATGAGAAATATCGATCGCTCAATGAGGGTGCTGTTGCCGATTACATCCCTGAATTAGCTACAGCGAAACCAGAGTGGTTTGGTATATGTGTAGCAACACAAGATGGGCAGCTTTTTGAAGTGGGAGATTGTGAAAAACTATTTACGATTCAGTCAATTTCTAAAGCCTTTGTGTTTGGTTTGGCATTAGAAGATCATGGTCGCGAGTATGTCAACAGCAAAGTGAGTGTGGAACCGACGGGGGAAGCCTTTAATGCGATCGTGCTTGATGAACTCACCAATCGTCCGTACAATCCGATGGTCAATGCCGGAGCGATCGCCACTACCGACCTGATCAAAGGCAAAAATGGTACCGAACGCCTGAAACGATTACTGGAGATGTTTAAACGCTACACCGGACGAGAGCATGACATCAACGTGCCTGTCTTTTTATCCGAAAAGGCAACGGGCTATCGCAATCGAGCGATCGCATATTTAATGCTGAACTTTGGTATGGTCGGCGACAAAATTGATGAAACATTGGATCTCTACTTTCAGCAATGTTCGATTTTGGTGAATGCTAAAGATCTAGCAATGCTGGCAGCAACTTTAGCAAATGGCGGCATCAATCCTGTCACCAAAGAACGAGCGCTAGATGAACGCTATGTGCAAGATGTGATTAGTGTGATGCTCAGTTGCGGTATGTATGATGCCTCAGGCGAGTGGGCATATCGGGTGGGATTACCTGCTAAGAGTGGTGTGGGTGGTGGCATTACGGCGGTTGCTCCTGGGAAATTGGGCATTGGCACCTTCTCTCCACCGCTTGATGCGAAGGGCAACAGCCTGCGCGGAATTAAGGTTTGTGAAGACTTGTCAAAAGATTTTGGGTTGCATTTGTTTAATGTAGCCACCCCAGAACGCAACTTGCAAGAATGGATTGCGGGTGGGGATGGTATCAATGACTGGTAA
- the speY gene encoding deoxyhypusine synthase, which produces MAIPSKKIAPVPIASDIGVVELIDNYFTAYNSARLREICQLLSREVLREGVTVGMSISGAMTPAGFGVSALAPLIRHGFIDWIISTGANLYHDLHYGLGMKLYSSSPFLDDVKLREQGTIRIYDIIFDYDVLLETDAFIRKILQAEPFQKRMGTAEFHNLLGKYVREIEKQVGVQHSCLLATAYECGVPIYTSSPGDSSIGMNVAALSLSGSKMTIDPSIDVNETAAIAYCARESGISDVEGKSAAVIIGGGSPKNFLLQTQPQLHEVLGLEERGHDYFIQVTDARPDTGGLSGATPSEAVSWGKVDPEELPSTLVCYTDSTIALPIITAYVMNQCQPRPLKRLYDRREEMYSKLQHDYQQAQLVSAS; this is translated from the coding sequence ATGGCAATACCTAGCAAAAAAATTGCACCAGTACCAATAGCATCGGATATCGGTGTCGTGGAATTAATTGATAACTACTTCACCGCATACAATTCAGCACGACTACGCGAAATTTGTCAACTACTTAGCCGCGAAGTCTTGCGCGAAGGTGTCACAGTAGGCATGAGTATATCAGGCGCAATGACTCCCGCAGGTTTTGGCGTTTCAGCACTTGCACCACTCATTCGTCATGGTTTTATTGACTGGATTATTAGTACAGGCGCTAATCTCTACCACGATCTGCATTACGGCTTGGGAATGAAGCTATATAGCAGCAGTCCCTTTTTAGATGATGTCAAACTCCGCGAGCAAGGTACAATCCGCATCTATGACATTATTTTTGATTATGATGTCCTGCTCGAAACCGACGCTTTCATCCGCAAAATTCTCCAAGCCGAACCGTTTCAAAAACGTATGGGAACCGCTGAGTTCCACAACTTGCTAGGGAAATACGTCCGAGAAATCGAAAAACAAGTTGGCGTGCAGCATTCCTGTTTATTAGCAACAGCTTACGAATGTGGCGTTCCGATCTATACATCTTCTCCTGGCGATAGTTCGATTGGTATGAACGTCGCAGCATTGTCTTTATCAGGCTCTAAAATGACGATCGATCCATCAATCGATGTCAATGAAACTGCGGCGATCGCCTACTGCGCGCGCGAATCTGGTATTTCTGATGTTGAAGGGAAAAGCGCTGCTGTGATTATTGGTGGTGGTAGCCCGAAAAACTTCCTGTTGCAAACGCAACCGCAACTTCATGAAGTCTTAGGATTAGAAGAACGCGGACACGACTATTTTATCCAAGTTACCGATGCGCGCCCCGATACTGGTGGACTTTCCGGCGCAACTCCGAGTGAAGCCGTTAGCTGGGGTAAAGTTGACCCTGAAGAGTTACCAAGTACGCTCGTTTGCTATACCGACAGTACGATCGCATTACCTATCATCACCGCCTACGTGATGAATCAATGTCAGCCGCGTCCGTTGAAGCGCTTGTACGACCGCCGCGAGGAAATGTATAGTAAACTCCAGCACGACTATCAGCAAGCACAATTAGTCAGCGCTAGTTGA
- a CDS encoding PAS domain S-box protein, protein MTGKTAKNFPGKFRLRTTLVVPFVLQIIAAFGLVGWIAYRSGQRAVNDVASQLRTELTHRITERLESYVEIPKAINRLNAIAFAQGDINVSNPKGEHLFWQQMQIYPTLSFVYCGDEQGGFFGVRRFAEQDSTEVVLQLSNSDTNFIRQGFGFDARGNRTVPMGNFDKPFDPRVRPWYQAAKATGGEVWSEIYLAFSTLFPTVTASTPVYDQANTLIGVCATDVFLPQLSIFLQNLEIGKTGSAFIMERSGRLVATSSVESMVTGEGEKSERLLATASTNSIIRATAEDLNRRFSNLNEIQSVQQLDFNLNRERQYIQVVPFQDSNLDWLVVLTIPESDFMAQIDASRRNALWLSLGTLASAIAIGIFTSRWVTKPIYRVSHASDKLAQGELNQYVKPSPISELDTLASSFNTMAKQLQESFDALRQSEATNRAIVTAIPDLMIRAKGDGTYLEIIGSDRLRGVHGVKQFSPGRTVQESLPPDLANQRMHYIQQALTTGELQIYEQRITINDQTQDEEVRILVLGDDEVLIMVRDITDRKQAEESLRIAEENYRSIFENALEGIFQSSPEGRFINVNPALAKIYGYDSPSEMLESITDIGKQLYVDPEKRFEFKTLLEKQDAAMDFEYRCYCKDGSIIWIQIDARAVKDNRGKVLYYEGIVQDITDRKRREDELRRQLEELRIEIDQKTREKEVAMLTESSYFQEVQQEIAEVNLDEFWS, encoded by the coding sequence ATGACTGGTAAGACTGCCAAGAACTTCCCAGGTAAATTTCGCCTCCGCACAACCCTAGTAGTGCCCTTCGTGTTGCAAATTATTGCCGCCTTCGGGTTGGTGGGATGGATTGCTTACCGCAGCGGACAACGGGCTGTCAATGATGTCGCCAGCCAACTTCGTACCGAACTCACCCATCGAATTACAGAAAGGCTAGAGTCTTATGTTGAAATCCCGAAGGCGATCAATCGCTTGAATGCGATCGCCTTTGCTCAGGGAGATATTAATGTCAGCAACCCTAAAGGCGAACACCTCTTTTGGCAGCAAATGCAGATTTATCCAACCTTGAGCTTTGTGTATTGTGGTGATGAGCAGGGTGGCTTTTTTGGCGTCAGGAGGTTTGCCGAGCAAGACAGCACAGAGGTTGTCCTGCAATTGAGCAATTCTGATACAAACTTTATTCGCCAGGGTTTCGGCTTCGACGCTCGAGGCAATCGCACGGTGCCAATGGGCAACTTCGATAAACCCTTTGATCCGCGAGTGCGCCCCTGGTATCAAGCAGCAAAGGCAACAGGTGGGGAAGTTTGGAGTGAAATCTACCTCGCCTTTTCTACCCTGTTTCCTACGGTGACAGCAAGTACTCCGGTCTACGATCAAGCAAACACTCTGATTGGGGTCTGTGCAACTGACGTTTTCTTGCCGCAATTGAGTATTTTCTTGCAAAATCTAGAGATTGGTAAGACGGGCAGCGCATTTATTATGGAGCGATCTGGACGATTGGTTGCTACCTCGTCTGTAGAATCGATGGTGACAGGAGAAGGAGAAAAAAGCGAGCGGCTATTGGCAACTGCTAGTACTAATTCAATCATTCGAGCCACAGCCGAGGATCTCAATCGTCGTTTTAGCAATCTCAACGAAATTCAATCTGTTCAACAACTCGATTTCAACCTGAATAGAGAACGGCAATACATCCAGGTGGTTCCCTTTCAAGACAGCAATTTGGATTGGTTGGTGGTTCTTACTATTCCTGAATCAGATTTCATGGCACAGATCGATGCCAGTCGCCGTAATGCGTTGTGGTTAAGCTTAGGAACGTTGGCTTCGGCGATCGCAATTGGCATCTTCACCTCTCGTTGGGTAACGAAACCGATTTACCGAGTTTCCCACGCTTCCGACAAGTTGGCTCAAGGCGAACTCAATCAGTATGTGAAACCTAGTCCTATTAGTGAACTGGATACGCTAGCAAGTTCGTTCAACACGATGGCAAAGCAACTACAGGAATCATTTGATGCACTGCGACAGAGTGAAGCAACGAACCGCGCCATTGTCACGGCTATCCCCGATTTAATGATCCGTGCCAAAGGAGATGGAACTTATTTGGAGATCATCGGTAGCGATCGCTTACGGGGAGTGCACGGAGTCAAACAATTTAGTCCTGGTAGAACTGTGCAAGAATCACTCCCGCCCGATTTGGCAAACCAGCGAATGCACTACATCCAGCAAGCCTTAACAACAGGTGAATTACAGATTTACGAGCAACGCATCACAATAAACGATCAAACCCAGGATGAAGAAGTCCGAATTTTAGTATTGGGAGACGATGAAGTATTAATTATGGTGCGCGATATCACCGATCGCAAGCAAGCCGAAGAATCGTTACGCATCGCCGAAGAAAACTATCGCAGTATCTTTGAAAATGCTCTAGAAGGCATCTTTCAATCTAGCCCTGAAGGTCGATTCATTAATGTGAATCCAGCATTAGCAAAGATTTATGGTTATGATTCTCCCAGTGAAATGCTCGAAAGCATCACCGACATTGGCAAGCAGCTTTATGTCGATCCAGAAAAACGATTTGAATTCAAAACATTGCTAGAAAAGCAGGATGCTGCAATGGATTTTGAATACCGCTGCTATTGCAAAGATGGCAGTATCATTTGGATACAGATTGATGCCCGCGCTGTCAAAGACAACCGCGGTAAGGTTCTCTACTATGAAGGCATTGTGCAAGACATTACAGACCGCAAACGTCGCGAAGATGAACTGAGACGGCAATTAGAAGAGTTGAGGATTGAAATTGACCAGAAAACTCGGGAAAAAGAAGTAGCAATGCTGACTGAAAGTAGCTACTTTCAGGAAGTGCAGCAAGAAATAGCGGAAGTAAACTTGGATGAATTTTGGAGTTAA
- a CDS encoding glycosyltransferase family 4 protein, with amino-acid sequence MNVLHINQSDISGGAAIAGYRLHQGLLAQGIDSRLLVKKAQTTERVTVTPEKNYIENQLHRRISKPLGLNYIHFLSTFNIPKYKIYQDADVLNLHNLHTGYFNYLAIPRLTKHKPAVLTLHDMWSFTGHCSYSYDCDRWKTGCGKCPYPQVYPKIEKDNTHIEWKLKNWVYRQSNLNIVAPSRWLYEQAKQSILSRFPIHHIPYGIDTQTYQPRDPEQCKAHLGIPKGKKVLMFAADSVTERRKGGDLLAQALQNLPSSLKAETVLLIFGSSGAAIAQTVGMPTIDLGYLTTDESKVAAYSAADLFVFPTRADNLPLTLQESIACGTPIVSCKIGGVPDLVRPEVTGYLAEPENAQDLSKGIIYLLEAQNLREQMRHNCRAIALQEYPLELQAKRYIELYSQLTKNI; translated from the coding sequence ATGAATGTACTACATATAAATCAATCTGATATAAGTGGAGGAGCAGCAATTGCCGGTTATAGATTGCATCAAGGTTTGCTAGCTCAAGGAATAGATTCTCGCCTTTTAGTTAAAAAAGCACAAACAACTGAGCGCGTAACTGTTACCCCCGAAAAAAACTATATAGAAAACCAACTACATCGTCGTATATCTAAACCTTTAGGCTTAAATTATATTCACTTTTTAAGTACATTCAATATTCCTAAATATAAAATTTATCAAGATGCTGATGTCCTTAACCTTCATAACTTACATACAGGATATTTCAATTATTTAGCAATACCAAGATTAACAAAGCATAAGCCAGCAGTTTTGACACTTCATGATATGTGGAGTTTTACCGGACATTGCTCATACAGCTATGACTGCGATCGCTGGAAAACAGGTTGCGGAAAATGTCCTTATCCCCAGGTTTATCCAAAAATTGAAAAAGATAATACTCACATAGAGTGGAAACTGAAAAACTGGGTTTATCGTCAGTCGAATTTAAATATAGTTGCGCCGAGTCGATGGCTGTACGAACAAGCCAAGCAAAGTATCCTCAGTCGCTTTCCGATTCATCATATCCCCTATGGTATCGATACCCAAACCTATCAACCCCGCGATCCCGAACAGTGTAAAGCACACTTAGGAATACCAAAAGGTAAAAAAGTACTGATGTTCGCTGCGGATAGCGTAACTGAACGTCGCAAGGGAGGAGATTTATTAGCGCAAGCATTGCAAAATTTACCGAGTAGCTTAAAAGCTGAAACCGTATTGCTCATCTTTGGTAGTAGTGGTGCTGCAATTGCTCAAACTGTAGGAATGCCAACAATTGACCTGGGCTATCTTACCACTGACGAATCAAAAGTAGCTGCTTATTCAGCTGCTGATTTATTTGTTTTTCCTACGCGCGCAGATAATTTACCATTAACCTTACAAGAGAGTATCGCTTGTGGTACGCCGATAGTTTCCTGCAAAATTGGTGGTGTTCCCGATCTCGTGCGCCCTGAGGTTACAGGTTACTTAGCTGAACCCGAAAATGCTCAAGATCTATCCAAGGGTATTATATATCTTTTAGAAGCGCAAAATTTGCGGGAACAGATGCGCCACAATTGTCGGGCGATCGCACTTCAAGAATATCCTCTAGAACTACAAGCTAAGCGTTACATAGAACTCTATTCTCAGTTAACTAAGAATATATAA
- a CDS encoding O-acetyl-ADP-ribose deacetylase, with translation MNQRINVIIGDITQQNVDAIVNAANNSLLGGGGVDGAIHRAAGPELLKECRQLQGCATGEAKITKGYNLPAKWVIHTVGPVWRGGRQGEDELLARCYRNSLALTLEHQIQTIAFPAISTGVYRFPVDRASRIAVSEIQQFLNENYTLEQVILVCFSQDAGDRYLSALQQIAKT, from the coding sequence ATGAATCAACGAATCAACGTGATTATCGGAGATATTACGCAACAAAATGTTGATGCGATTGTCAACGCTGCCAATAACTCGCTGTTAGGTGGCGGTGGTGTAGACGGGGCAATTCACCGCGCAGCAGGACCTGAATTACTCAAAGAATGTCGTCAACTCCAAGGCTGTGCAACAGGAGAAGCAAAAATTACCAAAGGCTACAATCTTCCAGCAAAATGGGTTATTCATACTGTAGGTCCCGTGTGGCGGGGCGGACGCCAAGGCGAAGATGAACTACTTGCGCGATGTTACCGTAATAGCTTGGCACTCACTTTAGAACATCAAATTCAAACAATTGCGTTTCCCGCAATTAGCACGGGTGTTTATAGATTTCCTGTAGATCGCGCTTCCCGAATCGCAGTGAGTGAGATTCAGCAATTTCTCAACGAGAATTATACTCTTGAACAAGTGATTTTAGTTTGCTTTAGTCAAGATGCAGGCGATCGCTACCTAAGCGCCCTCCAACAAATTGCCAAAACCTAG
- a CDS encoding sulfotransferase domain-containing protein, translating to MIKNTRWSNFFLELNSDYKQAILLAGTGRSGTTWVSSIINYNNNYRDIFEPFHPYKVSKVEHFRYRQYLRPDNKQQEFIQPTKDILSGKIRNRWTDQFNQKRFCHKRMVKDIRANFLLKWLNQHFPEVPITLLFRHPCAVVNSKLHLGWGDHLDELLAQPELVEDFLQPFRHEIEAAKTDFEKQIFLWCLENYVPLRQFAPGEIHLAFYENFCKDPKAEIESLFKFLGKKFDDTVFATLNKPSATSRKESAIITTGNVVDSWKKHITSEQLQRAMEILSLFGLDAIYSQDPLPNAKGAYTLMAK from the coding sequence ATGATAAAAAATACGCGTTGGTCAAATTTTTTTTTAGAGTTAAATTCAGATTATAAACAGGCAATTCTTCTAGCAGGAACTGGAAGAAGTGGAACAACTTGGGTTTCTTCTATAATTAACTACAATAATAATTATCGAGATATTTTTGAACCTTTCCACCCTTACAAAGTTAGTAAGGTTGAGCATTTTAGATACCGACAATACTTAAGACCAGATAATAAACAACAAGAATTTATTCAACCAACAAAAGATATCTTATCCGGCAAAATCAGAAATAGATGGACAGATCAATTTAATCAAAAAAGATTCTGTCATAAACGGATGGTTAAGGATATTCGGGCAAACTTCTTATTAAAATGGCTAAATCAGCACTTTCCTGAAGTTCCGATTACTCTATTATTTCGACATCCCTGTGCTGTCGTTAACTCAAAACTTCACTTAGGATGGGGCGATCATCTCGACGAATTATTAGCACAACCTGAATTAGTCGAAGACTTTTTACAGCCGTTTAGACACGAAATTGAAGCAGCTAAAACTGATTTTGAAAAGCAGATTTTTCTATGGTGCTTAGAAAATTATGTTCCTTTGCGACAGTTTGCGCCAGGAGAAATTCATCTAGCATTCTACGAAAATTTTTGTAAAGATCCTAAAGCAGAAATTGAAAGCTTATTTAAATTTTTAGGCAAAAAATTTGACGATACGGTCTTTGCAACTCTTAACAAACCTTCGGCTACAAGTAGAAAAGAAAGTGCGATTATTACTACAGGGAATGTAGTAGACAGCTGGAAAAAACATATTACCAGTGAACAACTGCAAAGGGCAATGGAGATTCTTAGTCTTTTTGGATTAGACGCGATCTATTCGCAAGATCCTCTACCAAATGCCAAGGGTGCGTATACTTTAATGGCAAAATAA
- a CDS encoding glycosyltransferase family 2 protein produces the protein MSLHGNNQIGQNQSSSQVSIVIPTKNRYLLLLETIESIRRQTYANWETLVVDDGSTDETAAQMLALSKQEPRIRFIRRTQGNAGAPASRNVGVSHATGDYIIFLDSDDCLAPHCLEKRVAIMDNHPDLDFGVFACQVFCDRPGDRALLWNRETQDQENDLDRFLSLDVPWQTTSPIWKKEALQRLGSWDESLIIWQDWEFHLRALVKGLKYKRFAQLDCFWRMPVKERDSIGKKGITAEYLLSNEQLIADVYAMLSKAQLLNSYRRYLVAGLYFWLATQWSTYVKSTSEAVRVWSICREKNLVNDLEYWEGLVYFKVRRTRYIRRLAREYLSFRWPAYLMRQRHPVTLQNTPMSTQLA, from the coding sequence ATGAGTCTTCATGGGAACAATCAAATAGGACAAAATCAAAGTTCGTCGCAGGTTTCGATTGTTATTCCTACCAAGAACCGCTACTTACTTTTATTAGAAACAATTGAATCAATCCGCAGACAAACTTATGCCAACTGGGAAACGCTAGTCGTTGACGATGGTTCAACCGACGAAACCGCAGCGCAAATGTTGGCACTATCAAAGCAAGAACCGCGTATCCGCTTTATCAGACGCACTCAAGGTAATGCAGGTGCGCCCGCCTCGCGTAATGTAGGAGTTTCTCACGCGACAGGCGACTATATCATCTTTCTAGATTCGGATGATTGCTTAGCGCCACACTGCTTAGAAAAACGCGTTGCCATTATGGATAATCACCCCGATTTAGACTTTGGGGTATTTGCTTGTCAGGTGTTTTGCGATCGCCCAGGAGATCGCGCCTTGTTGTGGAATCGAGAAACCCAAGACCAAGAAAATGACCTCGATCGTTTTTTATCTTTAGATGTTCCTTGGCAAACAACGAGTCCCATTTGGAAAAAAGAAGCATTACAACGCTTAGGATCGTGGGACGAAAGCCTGATCATTTGGCAAGACTGGGAATTTCATCTACGCGCATTAGTTAAAGGATTAAAGTACAAACGATTTGCTCAACTCGATTGTTTTTGGCGAATGCCTGTAAAAGAGCGAGATTCCATTGGTAAAAAAGGAATCACGGCGGAATATCTGCTTTCTAACGAACAACTGATCGCGGATGTTTATGCGATGCTTTCCAAAGCACAATTGCTCAATTCGTACCGCCGCTATCTTGTCGCCGGACTTTATTTTTGGCTGGCAACGCAATGGTCAACTTATGTAAAGTCTACCTCTGAAGCTGTCAGAGTTTGGTCGATTTGTCGGGAGAAGAATTTAGTTAACGATCTAGAGTACTGGGAAGGTTTAGTTTATTTTAAAGTACGACGCACTCGCTATATACGACGCCTAGCGCGAGAATACCTCAGTTTTCGTTGGCCTGCATATCTCATGCGTCAAAGGCATCCTGTAACATTACAAAATACACCCATGTCTACTCAATTAGCTTAA